One Arthrobacter sp. StoSoilB20 DNA segment encodes these proteins:
- a CDS encoding DUF4233 domain-containing protein, whose protein sequence is MAKMTKAQREWRPGMPKKRRSTKVMFASTVLLLEAFVAFFGTLAVFGLRRGEVAPGIILGVGIALSVVLVLACAVLSKPWGIAVGWGLQLVLILTGFAEPMMFIVGILFAICWWYGIRAGMRIDREVAQRDREQAEWNAAHGDKADPQTP, encoded by the coding sequence ATGGCAAAAATGACCAAGGCGCAGCGTGAGTGGCGGCCCGGCATGCCCAAGAAGCGCCGCTCCACCAAAGTGATGTTCGCATCCACCGTGCTGCTTCTGGAAGCCTTCGTCGCGTTCTTCGGCACCCTCGCTGTCTTCGGATTGCGGCGCGGGGAAGTGGCTCCGGGCATCATCCTGGGCGTGGGCATTGCCCTGAGCGTGGTGCTGGTGCTCGCCTGCGCCGTGTTGTCCAAACCTTGGGGAATCGCAGTGGGCTGGGGCCTGCAGCTGGTGCTGATCCTCACGGGCTTTGCCGAACCCATGATGTTCATTGTGGGAATCCTGTTCGCCATCTGCTGGTGGTACGGGATCCGGGCAGGTATGAGGATCGACCGTGAGGTAGCCCAGCGGGACCGTGAGCAGGCGGAATGGAATGCCGCCCACGGTGACAAAGCAGACCCGCAAACCCCGTAA
- a CDS encoding folylpolyglutamate synthase/dihydrofolate synthase family protein, which produces MTDEFSVESVYAELLGRAPENKMEPRLAPLFRAMDVLGEPNKAYPIIHITGTNGKTSTARMIEAGLRAHGLSTGRYTSPHLSKVTERISIDGEPVPDATFVRIWDEIRPYLEIVDSELEADNQPRLTYFECLTILGFAVFADQPVDVAVIEVGLGGITDATNVGDGQVSVITPISLDHTDLLGDTTEDIAYEKSGIIKPGGFLVSAAQPVDAAQVLLAKAREVDVPFRFEGVEFGVESRSVAVGGQVLTIQGLAGRYEDLLLPLHGAHQAENAAVAIAALEAFFGGGEKELDADVLKEAFGTVTSPGRLEVVRTAPTVVVDAAHNPDGIRVSAEAIQEAFSFSKLVVVVGVLREKDAEEILKTLKESLGGLAGEFCFTQSNSARAVPAAELAELAVDLGFGEDNVHIAEKLDDALEWAVERAESNDDLAGGVLVTGSITVVAEARILLGKAGA; this is translated from the coding sequence ATGACTGACGAATTCTCGGTTGAAAGCGTCTACGCCGAACTTCTGGGCCGCGCGCCGGAAAACAAGATGGAGCCGCGCCTTGCCCCTTTGTTCCGTGCCATGGACGTGCTGGGGGAGCCGAACAAGGCCTACCCGATCATCCACATCACCGGTACCAACGGCAAGACGTCCACTGCCCGCATGATTGAGGCCGGGCTGCGTGCCCACGGCCTGAGCACCGGCCGCTATACCAGCCCGCACCTGTCCAAGGTCACCGAGCGAATCAGCATTGACGGCGAGCCGGTGCCGGACGCAACGTTCGTGCGTATCTGGGATGAGATCCGCCCGTACCTGGAAATCGTGGACAGTGAGCTCGAAGCCGACAACCAGCCGCGGCTGACCTACTTCGAATGCCTGACCATTCTTGGCTTCGCGGTGTTCGCCGATCAGCCTGTTGATGTAGCAGTCATCGAAGTTGGCTTGGGTGGCATCACCGATGCCACCAACGTCGGCGACGGCCAAGTCTCGGTCATCACGCCGATTTCGCTGGACCACACGGACCTCCTGGGCGACACCACCGAGGACATTGCCTACGAAAAGTCGGGCATCATCAAGCCCGGAGGGTTCCTGGTCAGCGCCGCTCAACCGGTGGATGCAGCACAGGTCCTGTTGGCGAAAGCCCGTGAAGTGGATGTGCCGTTCCGCTTCGAAGGTGTTGAGTTCGGTGTCGAATCCCGCAGTGTCGCCGTGGGCGGACAGGTCCTGACCATTCAGGGACTGGCCGGACGCTACGAAGACCTCCTGCTGCCGTTGCATGGCGCCCACCAGGCCGAAAACGCAGCAGTCGCAATAGCAGCGTTGGAAGCGTTCTTCGGCGGGGGAGAGAAGGAACTCGACGCCGACGTCCTCAAGGAAGCCTTTGGGACAGTAACCTCGCCGGGCCGCCTCGAAGTTGTCCGTACTGCACCCACTGTGGTGGTGGATGCTGCGCACAACCCGGACGGGATCCGTGTTTCCGCCGAAGCCATCCAGGAGGCCTTCAGCTTCAGCAAGCTGGTGGTGGTGGTTGGCGTTCTTCGGGAGAAAGACGCGGAGGAAATCCTGAAGACCCTCAAAGAATCCCTGGGCGGACTGGCCGGCGAATTCTGCTTCACCCAGTCAAACTCTGCGCGTGCCGTTCCGGCAGCGGAACTGGCCGAACTCGCCGTCGACCTCGGTTTTGGTGAGGACAACGTCCACATCGCCGAGAAGCTCGACGACGCCCTCGAATGGGCAGTGGAACGCGCGGAATCCAACGATGACCTGGCAGGCGGCGTCCTGGTGACCGGCTCCATCACGGTGGTGGCCGAGGCCAGGATCCTGCTCGGAAAGGCCGGTGCTTGA
- the ileS gene encoding isoleucine--tRNA ligase, whose protein sequence is MTHYPKASASSSGTHGVSASVKFPEIEERILKYWEEDGTFQASIDQRDAGKDGSNEFVFYDGPPFANGLPHYGHLLTGYAKDLVGRYQTQRGKRVERRFGWDTHGLPAELEAMKQLGMTDKTQIEAMGIDKFNDACRASVMKYANEWKAYVTRQARWVDFENDYKTLNVEYMESVLWAFKQLHEKGLTYNGYRVLPYCWKDETPLSNHELRMDDDVYKNRQDQTVTVTFPIKAGDTELSKSLAGVQALAWTTTPWTLPTNLALAVGPGISYAVLPAGPNGVKAASAEAPVTGSFLLAADLLGSYAKDLGYDDAAAATAAVVSTHTGTELAGLEYEPLWNDFADTEKYGTQNAWRFLVAEYVTTTDGTGIVHQAPAYGEDDQKVCEDAGIPVVLSVDEGAKFLPLFAHGELASIVGLQVFDANKPITQVLRADGRLVRQASYEHSYPHCWRCRNPLIYRAVSSWYVEVTKFKDRMSELNQEINWIPGNVKDGQFGKWLDNARDWSISRNRYWGSPIPVWQSDDPEYPRTDVYGSLADLEADFGRLPINNEGQVDLHRPFIDELTRPNPDDPTGKSTMRRVEDVLDVWFDSGSMPYGQVHYPFQNEEWFDTHNPADFIVEYIGQTRGWFYMLHILSTALFDRPAFRNVISHGIVLGSDGQKMSKSLRNYPDVSEVLDRDGSDAMRWFLMSSPILRGGNLVVTEQGIRDGVRQVILPLWNVYSFFTLYTNASNVVDGKAAGYEAKLRYDGYTDTLDQYLLANTGDLVRNITASLDSYDISGACDELRSYLDMLTNWYVRRSRQRFFDENVDAFDALYTALEAVCRVSASLLPLVSEEIWRGLTGGRSVHLADWPDASLFPANAELVEAMDRVQQICSTGSSLRKAANLRVRLPLQELTVVAPGADALEGFAAVVADELNLRSVRLLDAATASPEEFGIEQKLVVNARAAGPRLGKNVQQAIKGSKSGDWSVSEAGVVVAGGLELEPHEYTLETVVAEGAGDGSAAKKAVAVLPGGGFVVLNTEVTPELAAEGLARDMVRAIQQARKDAGLNVSDRIRTSVEAAQDVVDALEANAELVKTETLTLELEVLLASVDEPQVTVVKAGA, encoded by the coding sequence ATGACCCACTACCCCAAGGCCTCAGCGTCTTCGTCCGGCACGCACGGCGTGTCCGCTTCCGTGAAGTTCCCGGAAATCGAAGAACGCATCCTCAAATACTGGGAAGAAGACGGCACCTTCCAAGCCAGCATCGACCAACGGGATGCCGGCAAAGACGGCAGCAACGAGTTCGTCTTCTACGATGGCCCTCCCTTCGCCAACGGACTCCCGCACTACGGCCACCTGCTGACCGGCTACGCCAAAGACCTCGTGGGCCGGTACCAGACCCAGCGCGGCAAGCGCGTGGAGCGCCGCTTCGGTTGGGACACCCACGGACTCCCGGCCGAACTCGAAGCCATGAAGCAGCTGGGCATGACGGACAAGACCCAGATTGAAGCCATGGGCATCGACAAATTCAACGACGCCTGCCGCGCCTCGGTCATGAAGTACGCCAACGAGTGGAAGGCCTACGTCACCCGCCAGGCCCGCTGGGTGGACTTCGAAAACGACTACAAGACGCTCAACGTCGAGTACATGGAGTCGGTGCTCTGGGCCTTCAAGCAGCTGCACGAGAAGGGCCTCACCTACAACGGCTACCGTGTCCTCCCATACTGCTGGAAGGACGAGACGCCGCTGTCCAACCACGAGCTCCGCATGGACGACGACGTCTACAAGAACCGCCAGGACCAGACAGTCACAGTCACGTTCCCCATCAAGGCCGGGGACACCGAACTCTCCAAGTCGCTCGCAGGCGTCCAGGCGCTCGCCTGGACCACCACGCCCTGGACGCTGCCCACCAACCTGGCGCTCGCCGTCGGGCCTGGGATCTCCTACGCGGTCCTGCCTGCAGGACCCAACGGTGTGAAGGCGGCATCCGCCGAGGCTCCGGTGACGGGCAGCTTCCTCCTTGCCGCTGACCTGCTGGGGTCCTATGCCAAGGACCTGGGGTACGACGACGCTGCTGCCGCGACTGCCGCCGTCGTCTCGACCCATACGGGCACCGAGCTGGCAGGCCTTGAGTACGAGCCCCTGTGGAACGACTTTGCCGACACCGAGAAGTACGGCACCCAGAACGCCTGGCGTTTCCTGGTGGCAGAGTACGTCACCACCACTGACGGTACGGGCATCGTCCACCAGGCTCCGGCCTACGGCGAGGATGACCAGAAGGTCTGTGAAGACGCCGGTATCCCCGTGGTCCTGTCCGTGGACGAGGGCGCCAAGTTCCTGCCGCTGTTTGCTCACGGTGAGCTTGCCTCGATCGTCGGCCTCCAGGTCTTTGACGCCAACAAGCCCATCACCCAGGTTCTCCGTGCCGATGGCCGCCTCGTCCGCCAGGCCAGCTACGAGCACAGCTACCCGCACTGCTGGCGCTGCCGGAACCCCTTGATCTACCGTGCCGTGTCTTCCTGGTACGTAGAAGTCACCAAGTTCAAGGACCGCATGTCCGAACTGAACCAGGAAATCAACTGGATCCCCGGAAACGTCAAGGACGGCCAGTTCGGCAAGTGGCTGGACAACGCCCGCGACTGGTCCATCAGCCGTAACCGCTATTGGGGCTCGCCCATTCCGGTGTGGCAGTCCGATGATCCCGAGTACCCCCGGACCGACGTCTACGGTTCGCTGGCCGATCTTGAAGCGGACTTCGGCCGGCTCCCCATTAACAATGAAGGTCAGGTTGACCTGCACCGTCCGTTCATTGACGAACTGACCCGTCCGAACCCGGACGACCCCACAGGCAAGTCCACCATGCGCCGCGTGGAGGATGTTCTTGACGTGTGGTTCGACTCCGGGTCCATGCCGTACGGCCAGGTTCACTACCCGTTCCAGAACGAGGAATGGTTCGACACCCACAACCCTGCCGATTTCATCGTGGAGTACATCGGCCAGACCCGTGGCTGGTTCTATATGCTGCACATCCTTTCCACGGCCCTGTTTGACCGTCCGGCGTTCCGCAACGTGATCAGCCACGGCATCGTGCTCGGCTCAGACGGCCAGAAGATGTCCAAGAGCCTGCGCAACTACCCGGACGTCTCCGAGGTCCTTGACCGCGACGGTTCCGACGCCATGCGATGGTTCCTCATGTCCAGCCCCATCCTCCGTGGTGGCAACCTTGTTGTCACCGAGCAGGGCATCCGCGACGGCGTTCGCCAGGTCATCCTGCCGCTGTGGAATGTGTACAGCTTCTTCACGCTGTACACCAATGCTTCGAACGTAGTGGATGGGAAAGCGGCCGGTTACGAGGCGAAGCTCCGCTACGACGGCTACACCGACACCCTAGACCAGTATCTCCTGGCCAACACCGGGGACCTGGTGCGGAACATCACCGCCAGCCTGGACAGCTACGACATCTCCGGTGCCTGCGATGAACTGCGCAGCTACCTGGACATGCTCACCAACTGGTACGTCCGCCGCAGCCGGCAGCGCTTCTTTGATGAAAACGTTGACGCCTTTGATGCGCTCTACACCGCCTTGGAAGCAGTATGCCGCGTATCTGCATCCTTGCTGCCGCTGGTTTCCGAGGAGATCTGGCGCGGGCTGACCGGTGGCCGTTCCGTGCACCTGGCTGACTGGCCCGATGCTTCGCTGTTCCCGGCAAACGCCGAACTGGTTGAAGCCATGGACCGCGTCCAGCAGATCTGCTCCACCGGCTCCAGCCTTCGCAAGGCTGCGAACCTGCGCGTCCGCTTGCCGTTGCAGGAACTGACGGTAGTGGCACCTGGTGCAGACGCGCTGGAAGGCTTTGCCGCCGTCGTCGCCGATGAGCTGAACCTGCGCTCCGTGCGCTTGCTGGATGCTGCAACCGCGTCGCCGGAAGAATTCGGCATCGAGCAGAAGCTCGTGGTGAACGCCCGGGCTGCCGGACCTCGCCTGGGAAAGAACGTGCAGCAGGCCATCAAGGGATCCAAGTCCGGTGACTGGTCCGTCAGCGAGGCAGGTGTGGTGGTGGCAGGTGGCCTTGAGCTCGAGCCACACGAATACACGCTGGAGACTGTGGTGGCTGAAGGGGCCGGAGACGGCAGCGCTGCCAAGAAGGCAGTAGCCGTACTGCCCGGCGGAGGTTTTGTGGTCCTGAACACGGAGGTTACTCCGGAACTTGCAGCTGAGGGGCTGGCGCGCGACATGGTCCGTGCCATCCAGCAGGCACGCAAGGACGCCGGCCTCAACGTGAGCGACCGCATCCGCACGTCCGTGGAGGCTGCACAGGATGTGGTGGATGCACTCGAAGCCAACGCGGAGCTGGTCAAGACCGAGACCCTGACCTTGGAACTTGAGGTTTTGTTGGCCAGTGTCGACGAGCCGCAGGTCACCGTCGTGAAGGCAGGGGCTTGA
- a CDS encoding endonuclease/exonuclease/phosphatase family protein encodes MTPSAPAVQATRPRRRTASIAWSVLALVMLLPVAGVSIFRAVPIEWPLLVVQLLSFTPWVVLPAALALVLAVVGRRLWVIIMTSALLALQLLWLFPLDAGKAETLPAGIGTVSLKVMSLNSEYGEADAGTVVQLVRDNGVQLLTLQEHTQRLEDALSAAGMDEVLPNRLSHPNDDASGGAVYSVFPLEAIGQLPDTPFRMDVTRVLVSGSGAASPAALNLTNVHALPPVDERIDQWRSDLEKVARQAARPGNHVLVGDYNATFDHHEFRAVLDTAPAGQDGRKLVDAGIASGARFSPTWPMEGPPLPGIVIDHLVTSPRISSSGYAVHKVPGTDHAAIMATLAIPAG; translated from the coding sequence ATGACGCCTTCCGCTCCCGCCGTTCAGGCAACCCGGCCGCGCCGGCGGACCGCATCCATCGCCTGGTCGGTTCTGGCCCTGGTGATGCTGCTGCCCGTGGCGGGAGTGTCGATATTCCGGGCGGTCCCGATCGAGTGGCCCTTGTTGGTGGTGCAATTGCTGTCTTTCACACCGTGGGTGGTGTTGCCGGCGGCCCTGGCCTTGGTGCTTGCTGTGGTGGGACGTCGCCTGTGGGTGATCATCATGACGTCGGCTTTGCTGGCTCTGCAATTGCTGTGGCTGTTTCCACTGGACGCGGGTAAAGCGGAAACGTTGCCTGCTGGCATAGGCACAGTTTCGTTGAAGGTGATGAGCCTCAACTCTGAGTACGGTGAGGCGGACGCGGGAACCGTAGTGCAATTGGTCCGCGATAACGGCGTCCAATTGCTGACACTTCAGGAGCATACGCAGCGGCTCGAAGACGCACTCAGTGCCGCAGGCATGGATGAGGTTCTGCCGAACCGCCTCAGCCATCCCAACGATGACGCTTCCGGGGGTGCCGTGTATTCGGTGTTCCCTCTTGAGGCCATAGGTCAACTGCCGGATACACCTTTCCGGATGGATGTCACCCGGGTACTGGTATCCGGTTCCGGCGCTGCGTCCCCGGCGGCTCTGAACCTCACGAATGTCCATGCCCTTCCACCTGTCGATGAACGGATTGACCAGTGGCGCAGTGACTTGGAGAAGGTGGCCAGGCAGGCGGCCCGGCCGGGGAACCACGTGCTGGTGGGCGATTACAACGCCACCTTCGATCACCATGAGTTCAGGGCAGTGCTCGATACCGCCCCGGCGGGCCAGGACGGCAGGAAGCTGGTCGACGCCGGCATAGCCTCAGGTGCGCGGTTCTCCCCCACCTGGCCCATGGAAGGGCCACCGCTGCCGGGCATTGTCATCGACCACCTGGTGACCTCACCCCGGATCAGCAGCAGCGGTTACGCAGTCCATAAGGTTCCTGGCACCGATCACGCCGCCATCATGGCCACGCTGGCCATCCCGGCAGGCTAG
- a CDS encoding SDR family oxidoreductase yields MTLAAHNTPSGQNAENNTTAVVTGASTGIGEATVRALADAGWTVFAVARRADRLKALAAQTGAVPFPADITEDDDVAALLAAVTEAGGAGTLINIAGGARGADTIANADTDDWDWMYQVNVLGTMKITRAFLPMLRDNGEGTVLNLTSTAGLSAYEGGAGYNAAKFAQHAMTNALRLEEVGNNIRVIEVAPGLVHTEEFALNRLGDKDAAAKVYAGVDKPLTAEDVAGVVAYSVSLPHHINLDQIVIRPVAQAANHKLIRKES; encoded by the coding sequence ATGACTTTGGCAGCGCACAACACTCCTTCAGGGCAGAACGCAGAAAACAACACGACAGCCGTCGTCACTGGCGCCAGCACCGGCATCGGAGAGGCCACGGTGAGGGCGCTGGCTGACGCCGGATGGACCGTCTTCGCAGTGGCCCGGCGTGCCGACAGGCTCAAGGCCCTTGCTGCCCAAACAGGTGCGGTGCCCTTCCCTGCCGACATCACCGAGGACGACGACGTCGCTGCCTTGCTCGCGGCCGTCACCGAAGCCGGGGGTGCCGGCACGCTGATCAACATCGCCGGCGGTGCACGGGGCGCCGATACCATCGCCAACGCCGACACCGATGACTGGGACTGGATGTATCAAGTAAATGTCCTGGGAACCATGAAGATCACCCGTGCCTTCCTGCCCATGCTGCGGGACAACGGCGAAGGGACGGTCCTGAACCTGACCTCAACGGCAGGGCTCTCTGCCTATGAGGGCGGGGCCGGGTACAACGCCGCCAAGTTCGCCCAGCACGCCATGACCAACGCCCTGCGGCTGGAAGAAGTGGGCAATAACATCCGTGTCATCGAGGTAGCGCCAGGGCTGGTCCACACCGAGGAGTTCGCCCTGAACCGGCTGGGCGACAAGGACGCAGCAGCCAAGGTCTACGCCGGGGTGGACAAGCCCCTGACCGCCGAGGACGTGGCGGGCGTGGTGGCGTACTCAGTGTCGTTGCCCCACCACATCAACCTCGACCAGATAGTGATCCGGCCCGTGGCGCAGGCCGCAAACCACAAGTTGATCCGCAAGGAAAGCTAG
- the valS gene encoding valine--tRNA ligase, whose translation MAESTQGTDTPATAPINVPDKPALEGLEAALTQRWLNEGTYKFNPDTTREQVYSIDTPPPTASGSLHVGHMFSFTQTDVQARYMRMTGKNVFYPMGWDDNGLPTERRVQNYYGVRCDPAIPYKADYTPPAQPAKNQRDFDVVSRQNFIELCEELAVEDEKVFENLFQTLGLSVDWDLTYRTIDDTSRAVSQRAFLANLSAGDAYMAEAPTLWDVTFRTAVAQAELEDREVAGAYYRYPFFTEDGDKIFIETTRPELLAACAALVANPDDERYQPLFGKTVKSPLFDVELEVKAHPLAKADKGSGIAMVCTFGDLTDVTWWRELQLPTRAIMGRDGRIIAETPEWITTDAGKEAYAAIAGKTAFSAKEAVVELLKAADLLDGEPKKITHPVNFFEKGDKPLEVVTSRQWYIRNGGRDEERRERLIGRGQEITFHPAFMRSRYENWIAGLNGDWLVSRQRFFGVPIPVWYPLDAQGNPDYDHPILPSDEMLPVDPAADAAPGFEEAQRDQPNGFTGDADVLDTWATSSLTPQIVGGWSRDADLFAKVYPFDLRPQGHDIIRTWLFSSAVRADALQKNAPWKHAAISGWILDPDRKKMSKSKGNVVVPTDVLKEFGSDAVRYWAASAKLGADTAYEIAQMKIGRRLAIKLLNASKFVLNLGATENSVVSDDLSVLTNPLDRALLAQLSDVVAQSTKAFENYDYARALQITESFFWQFTDDYVELIKDRAYGAAGETEQASVLAALATTLDSLLRLFAPFLPFATEEVWGWWRAGSVHRAEWPAALEITDGDTTMLGTVGIALSGIRKAKSEAKVKQRTEVLSASITASEVLVAQLKAGLGDLKAAANAQEITLQSGEGDLTVADVVLAPAEETTAS comes from the coding sequence ATGGCTGAATCAACGCAGGGTACAGACACGCCCGCCACCGCCCCCATCAACGTTCCCGATAAGCCGGCCCTGGAGGGCCTCGAGGCTGCTTTGACGCAGCGCTGGCTGAATGAAGGAACCTACAAGTTCAATCCGGACACCACCCGGGAGCAGGTCTACTCGATCGACACTCCCCCGCCCACGGCATCCGGCTCGCTCCACGTGGGCCACATGTTCTCCTTCACCCAGACCGACGTCCAGGCCCGCTACATGCGGATGACCGGAAAGAACGTCTTCTACCCCATGGGCTGGGATGACAACGGATTGCCTACCGAGCGCCGCGTCCAGAACTACTACGGTGTGCGTTGCGATCCCGCCATCCCCTACAAGGCCGACTACACGCCCCCGGCACAGCCTGCAAAGAACCAGCGCGACTTCGACGTCGTTTCGCGCCAGAACTTCATCGAACTGTGTGAAGAACTCGCCGTTGAGGACGAGAAAGTCTTCGAAAACCTGTTCCAGACCCTTGGCCTGTCCGTGGACTGGGACCTGACCTACCGCACCATCGATGACACTTCCCGCGCCGTATCCCAGCGCGCTTTCCTGGCCAACCTCTCTGCCGGTGATGCCTACATGGCCGAGGCGCCCACGCTGTGGGACGTCACTTTCCGGACGGCTGTAGCCCAGGCAGAGCTTGAGGACCGCGAAGTCGCCGGTGCCTACTACCGCTACCCCTTCTTCACCGAAGACGGCGACAAGATCTTCATCGAGACCACCCGTCCGGAACTGCTGGCTGCCTGCGCGGCCCTGGTGGCAAATCCCGACGACGAACGGTACCAGCCGCTGTTCGGCAAGACCGTGAAGTCGCCACTTTTCGACGTAGAGCTTGAAGTCAAGGCCCACCCGCTGGCCAAAGCAGACAAGGGCTCCGGCATCGCCATGGTGTGTACCTTCGGCGACCTGACCGACGTCACCTGGTGGCGCGAGTTGCAGCTTCCCACCCGCGCCATCATGGGCCGCGACGGCCGCATCATTGCCGAGACGCCAGAGTGGATCACCACCGACGCCGGCAAGGAAGCCTACGCCGCTATCGCCGGCAAGACTGCTTTCTCCGCCAAGGAAGCCGTTGTTGAGCTGCTCAAGGCAGCCGATCTCCTGGACGGTGAGCCCAAGAAGATCACCCACCCCGTGAACTTCTTCGAGAAGGGTGACAAGCCCCTTGAGGTTGTCACCTCCCGACAGTGGTACATCCGCAACGGTGGCCGGGACGAAGAACGCCGCGAACGACTGATCGGCCGTGGACAGGAAATTACCTTCCACCCGGCCTTCATGCGTTCCCGCTACGAGAACTGGATTGCCGGCCTGAACGGTGACTGGCTCGTATCCCGCCAGCGCTTCTTCGGCGTGCCCATCCCCGTCTGGTACCCCCTGGATGCCCAAGGCAACCCGGACTACGACCACCCCATCCTTCCCTCGGATGAGATGCTGCCGGTAGACCCTGCCGCGGACGCTGCTCCCGGTTTCGAAGAAGCACAGCGTGACCAGCCCAACGGCTTCACCGGTGACGCCGACGTCCTGGACACCTGGGCCACGTCCTCCCTCACCCCCCAGATTGTGGGTGGCTGGAGCCGGGACGCGGACCTGTTCGCCAAGGTCTACCCCTTCGACCTCCGTCCGCAGGGCCACGACATCATCCGCACCTGGCTGTTCTCCTCTGCCGTCCGGGCCGACGCCCTGCAGAAGAACGCCCCATGGAAGCACGCGGCCATTTCGGGCTGGATCCTTGACCCTGACCGGAAGAAGATGTCCAAGTCCAAGGGCAACGTTGTGGTGCCCACCGATGTGCTGAAGGAATTCGGTTCGGACGCGGTCCGCTACTGGGCAGCCTCAGCCAAGCTCGGCGCCGACACTGCGTACGAAATCGCGCAGATGAAGATCGGCCGCCGCCTGGCCATCAAGCTGCTGAACGCCTCGAAGTTTGTGCTGAACCTCGGCGCCACGGAGAACTCCGTAGTGTCCGACGACCTCTCTGTCCTGACCAACCCGCTGGACCGTGCGTTGCTTGCACAGCTCTCCGACGTCGTTGCGCAGTCCACCAAGGCGTTCGAAAACTACGACTACGCCCGTGCGCTCCAGATCACTGAGTCATTCTTCTGGCAGTTCACGGACGACTACGTCGAGCTCATCAAGGACCGCGCCTACGGTGCCGCCGGTGAGACCGAGCAAGCCTCCGTCCTGGCCGCGCTGGCGACAACCCTGGACTCGCTCCTGCGGCTCTTTGCCCCGTTCCTGCCTTTCGCTACCGAAGAGGTCTGGGGCTGGTGGCGAGCAGGATCAGTCCACCGTGCAGAATGGCCCGCCGCCTTGGAAATCACCGACGGCGACACCACCATGCTGGGTACCGTGGGCATCGCGCTCAGCGGCATCCGAAAGGCAAAGTCCGAGGCCAAGGTCAAGCAGCGCACCGAGGTGCTTTCGGCATCCATCACCGCGTCAGAGGTCCTGGTAGCGCAGTTGAAGGCCGGCCTGGGCGACCTGAAAGCGGCCGCCAACGCCCAGGAGATCACCCTCCAGTCAGGCGAAGGCGACCTCACCGTGGCCGACGTCGTGCTGGCGCCGGCTGAGGAGACCACCGCGTCCTAG
- a CDS encoding DNA-formamidopyrimidine glycosylase family protein encodes MPELPEVHGLCMYLDTQLSGAVLNEVRINSFSALKTADPPYSLLEGRTVKGVRRLGKFVCVDVDGLFFIFHLAKAGWVRYTEHPSSAGLRMGKSNISARLLLHRPEDEAHIGVDLTEAGTKKSLAIYVVRDPQDVPGIASLGPEPLSPDFDQEALAAILGASSQQVKGLLRSQSVIAGIGNAYSDEILHAAKISPFAIAKSLDQATVARLYESMQEILVGAVNAAAGKPSSELKDTKRSNFRVHARTGLPCPVCGDTVREVSFADTSLQYCATCQTNGKVLADRRTSRFLK; translated from the coding sequence ATGCCGGAACTCCCCGAAGTGCACGGCCTGTGCATGTATCTGGACACCCAACTCAGCGGCGCCGTGCTCAACGAGGTCCGCATCAATTCCTTCTCTGCGCTAAAGACTGCGGACCCGCCTTACAGCCTGCTGGAGGGCCGTACCGTCAAAGGTGTGCGGCGCCTTGGCAAGTTCGTCTGCGTAGACGTCGATGGCCTGTTCTTTATCTTCCACCTGGCTAAAGCCGGATGGGTCCGCTACACCGAACATCCATCCTCTGCCGGACTGCGAATGGGCAAGAGCAACATCTCTGCAAGGCTTTTGCTGCACCGCCCTGAGGATGAGGCACACATCGGGGTGGACCTGACGGAAGCAGGAACCAAGAAGAGCCTGGCCATCTACGTGGTGCGTGATCCCCAGGATGTGCCGGGAATAGCTTCACTGGGGCCAGAGCCACTCAGCCCGGACTTCGACCAGGAAGCGCTGGCTGCAATCCTTGGGGCCAGTTCACAACAGGTCAAGGGATTGCTTCGAAGCCAAAGTGTCATCGCCGGCATCGGAAACGCCTACAGCGACGAAATCCTCCATGCGGCGAAGATATCTCCCTTTGCCATCGCCAAGTCACTGGACCAGGCAACGGTGGCACGGCTTTACGAGTCCATGCAGGAGATTCTGGTGGGAGCCGTCAACGCAGCAGCAGGCAAACCATCCAGCGAGCTCAAAGACACCAAGCGCAGCAACTTCCGGGTCCATGCACGCACCGGTCTTCCTTGCCCCGTGTGCGGGGATACAGTGAGGGAGGTGTCCTTCGCGGACACCTCCCTGCAATACTGTGCTACCTGCCAGACCAATGGAAAGGTGCTGGCTGACCGGCGGACGTCCCGGTTCCTAAAGTAG